One Nicotiana sylvestris chromosome 12, ASM39365v2, whole genome shotgun sequence genomic window carries:
- the LOC104245808 gene encoding uncharacterized protein, giving the protein MGTVVDEVNSSSTSNGFVPFSLDSSHPFYIHPSDNPRSQLVSVPFNGCGFVLWRNSMLTSFSAKNKLSLLDGRVNQPTPESPYYPYWERCNDMVKAWITNLVSREIAVSVMCFRTAKEVWKDINERFCQSNGSKYIQIQREISSTTQGSSDIASYVTKMRSLWDELNSSYAYSLLQQDESQREAHFAAPNFSSDATSFLVSPSASTTNRPFSQKVNFEAKKAAPNVSCKYCKKPGHTVDKCYRLHGFPTDFKFTKSKKYASCVQTKSPSTTAVTTTSQHADSSAHGFTKEQYQHLLTLFQQVQMSNISTPDASNVDQSTFAHFACLFSKYVVDSEVSHVCTSSQLGVNPWILDARATNHMTPHKHLLFNVQPLIKPFLVTLPNGYKAKVVSTGSLYLRHDIILLHGPSLKRPLEIGKAAGRLYYLHPDGDLFPVPSDSLNVSSSSLPSSVSTSSDLPSSISLSDNAFELGGSSEAAKFFSSQGILHQTSIPHTPQQNGGISPYEKLHGLPPLYDHLKSFVCLCFATSPKFGREKFQARAIHSIFFGYPFGKKGYKLLNLTTHSIFFSRDVVFHENIFPYKSDHPSIFPTSSISDFVDSSSSSTPSPTPDVSTSPDSPVPSPLSPPPITDSSHIIPSPPLLRKSTRTVHQHSYLKDYVCSSVSSSHPLPSSSKVSDNKRNLGDLAIVYAST; this is encoded by the exons ATGGGTACTGTAGTAGATGAAGTTAATTCTTCTTCAACTTCCAACGGTTTTGTTCCGTTTTCCCTAGATTCTTCACATCCATTCTATATTCATCCCTCGGATAATCCTAGAAGTCAACTGGTATCCGTTCCATTCAATGGTTGTGGGTTTGTGTTATGGCGTAATAGTATGCTCACTTCCTTTTCTGCAAAGAATAAACTCAGCCTATTAGATGGCAGAGTCAATCAACCCACTCCTGAATCTCCTTATTACCCATATTGGGAAAGGTGCAATGATATGGTCAAAGCCTGGATAACTAACTTAGTATCTAGAGAAATAGCTGTTAGTGTAATGTGTTTTAGAACTGCTAAGGAAGTTTGGAAAGATATAAATGAAAGGTTTTGTCAGTCAAACGGGTCTAAATACATTCAAATACAAAGGGAAATCAGCTCTACTACTCAAGGCTCATCTGATATAGCCTCTTACGTCACAAAGATGAGGAGTTTGTGGGATGAGCTGAACTCTTCATAT GCCTATAGTCTTTTACAACAAGATGAGAGTCAAAGGGAAGCTCACTTTGCTGCTCCTAACTTCTCTAGTGATGCTACCTCTTTCTTGGTGTCTCCTAGTGCTTCTACTACAAATAGGCCTTTCAGTCAAAAGGTGAATTTTGAGGCCAAGAAAGCTGCTCCAAATGTCTCTTGCAAGTATTGCAAGAAGCCTGGCCACACTGTAGACAAGTGCTACAGACTTCATGGGTTCCCTACTGATTTCAAGTTCACCAAGAGTAAGAAATATGCTTCTTGTGTTCAGACTAAAAGTCCATCCACCACTGCTGTCACTACTACTTCTCAGCATGCTGATTCTTCAGCCCATGGGTTTACCAAGGAGCAGTATCAACACCTGTTGACCTTGTTCCAACAAGTTCAGATGTCAAACATTTCCACACCTGATGCCTCCAATGTGGATCAATCTACTTTTGCACACTTTGCATGTTTGTTTAGTAAGTATGTTGTAGATTCTGAGGTTTCTCATGTGTGTACATCTTCTCAATTAGGTGTCAACCCTTGGATCTTAGATGCAAGGGCTACAAATCACATGACTCCACATAAACATCTTCTTTTTAATGTCCAACCATTAATCAAGCCTTTCCTTGTCACCCTACCTAATGGATATAAAGCTAAAGTTGTATCAACTGGATCTTTGTATCTTAGGCATGATATAATTTTACTTCAT GGCCCTTCTCTAAAGAGGCCACTGGAAATTGGTAAAGCTGCAGGCAGGCTGTACTACCTCCATCCAGATGGTGATCTCTTTCCTGTTCCATCTGATTCTCTGAATGTTTCTTCTAGTAGTTTACCTAGTTCTGTTTCTACTTCTAGTGATTTACCTTCTTCTATTTCATT GTCTGACAATGCTTTTGAACTTGGTGGAAGTTCTGAAGCCGCCAAGTTCTTCTCAAGCCAAGGAATTCTCCATCAGACCTCTATTCCTCacacccctcaacaaaatggg GGTATCTCTCCTTATGAAAAACTCCATGGTCTTCCTCCACTTTATGATCACTTAAAGTCCTTTGTTTGTTTATGCTTTGCTACTTCACCTAAGTTTGGCAGAGAGAAATTCCAGGCTAGAGCTATTCACTCTATATTTTTTGGGTACCCCTTTGGTAAAAAGGGTTACAAACTTCTTAACCTTACTACtcattccattttcttttctagAGATGTGGTTTTTCATGAAAATATATTTCCCTACAAGTCTGATCACCCTTCTATCTTTCCCACTTCCTCTATTTCAGACTTTGTAGATTCTTCCTCCTCCTCTACGCCTTCTCCTACTCCTGATGTTTCCACATCTCCAGATTCCCCTGTTCCCTCacctctttctcctcctcctatAACTGATTCTTCTCATATTATTCCTTCTCCTCCACTTTTGAGAAAATCAACCAGAACAGTCCATCAACATTCCTATCTCAAAGATTATGTTTGTTCCTCTGTCTCTTCCTCTCATCCTCTTCCCTCCTCTTCCAAGGTCTCTGATAATAAGCGAAATctgggtgatttagctattgtttatgcttctacTTGA